The proteins below are encoded in one region of Silene latifolia isolate original U9 population chromosome 2, ASM4854445v1, whole genome shotgun sequence:
- the LOC141628443 gene encoding stemmadenine O-acetyltransferase-like, with amino-acid sequence MEKTLNVQVKVMSSEMVKPSIPTPNHLKTFNISYVDQILPLVPPFLSTGLVFYTAPPESQPPLDIFRLKASLSKTLSRFYPLAGRVKQSIIECNDEGIPFIETNVDCSLSSFLSLPNTLDFMTKFLPPRESLGIVGEFVTELAHLAIQVNVFTCGGVAIGWYDIHKIMDGTSSATFFRYWAGLASQRYDDLVQPDFDATVTAFPPLSKAPQLQWDNGYKNHVQDSPTMVKSFIFRNTAINDLKIRASSELVPNPSRYLALAGFIWENVMASKESEFRSNGYTDTILQVTLDLRPRINPPLPRGSIGNLVNTAVARAENPTQMQDLVVEINEAVAKVKGEIEGYQGEKAVENVRKNWNELIDIMSDYKERAYKLVSWSKLGFSDLDFGFGKPKWMVPTDGIMSPFHRNLIILTDYKDNQGDGIEAWFFLEEKDMDVLKSNEDFLAYATPAY; translated from the coding sequence ATGGAGAAAACCCTAAATGTACAAGTTAAGGTAATGTCTAGTGAAATGGTGAAACCCTCAATTCCTACACCAAATCATCTTAAAACATTCAATATTTCATATGTAGATCAAATTTTACCATTGGTTCCACCGTTCCTTTCGACTGGCCTAGTGTTCTACACTGCGCCACCTGAGTCGCAACCTCCACTTGATATATTTCGTCTTAAGGCATCTCTTTCAAAGACACTTAGCCGATTTTATCCTTTAGCGGGCCGAGTTAAGCAATCTATTATAGAATGTAATGATGAGGGCATACCCTTTATTGAAACAAATGTTGATTGCTCCCTCTCTTCTTTCTTAAGCTTACCTAATACACTTGACTTCATGACGAAGTTTCTTCCTCCTAGGGAGTCATTAGGTATTGTGGGCGAGTTTGTGACTGAACTCGCCCACCTAGCCATCCAAGTGAATGTTTTCACTTGTGGTGGAGTGGCCATAGGTTGGTATGACATCCATAAAATTATGGATGGCACCTCCTCGGCCACATTCTTTAGGTACTGGGCCGGCCTTGCGAGCCAGCGCTATGATGACCTGGTCCAACCCGACTTTGATGCCACTGTCACTGCTTTCCCTCCATTATCTAAGGCACCCCAACTACAATGGGACAATGGGTACAAAAATCATGTCCAAGACTCCCCTACTATGGTCAAAAGCTTCATTTTTCGCAACACGGCGATAAATGACCTTAAGATTAGGGCATCTAGTGAACTTGTCCCTAACCCTAGCCGGTACTTAGCCCTAGCCGGGTTCATTTGGGAGAATGTCATGGCCTCCAAAGAGTCCGAATTTCGGTCCAACGGGTACACAGACACAATACTCCAAGTAACCCTAGATCTACGTCCAAGGATAAACCCGCCACTCCCACGTGGATCCATCGGTAATCTAGTCAATACAGCAGTTGCTCGGGCTGAAAACCCGACTCAAATGCAAGATCTCGTCGTGGAGATTAACGAAGCCGTTGCTAAGGTGAAAGGTGAGATTGAAGGGTACCAAGGGGAGAAAGCGGTCGAAAATGTACGTAAAAATTGGAATGAACTAATTGATATAATGTCGGACTACAAAGAAAGAGCTTACAAACTTGTAAGTTGGAGTAAACTCGGGTTTAGTGACTTGGATTTCGGGTTTGGTAAGCCGAAATGGATGGTACCAACAGATGGGATTATGTCACCATTTCATAGGAATTTGATAATCTTGACTGATTATAAAGATAATCAAGGTGATGGAATTGAAGCATGGTTTTTCTTGGAGGAGAAAGACATGGATGTTTTGAAGTCAAATGAAGACTTTCTTGCTTATGCAACTCCGGCTTACTAA